The Daucus carota subsp. sativus chromosome 9, DH1 v3.0, whole genome shotgun sequence genome window below encodes:
- the LOC108202409 gene encoding mediator of RNA polymerase II transcription subunit 23 isoform X5 — translation MLNWLEKWDQGQQERNESNSMRSWNPDRSAIVCLHSCLDVIWLLVEDDKGRVPFYELLRNCLPSIERLPDDMESFTIILEIHKRRDMLAMHMQMLDQHLHCPSFGTTRCIPQAMTNIATHQAKTTRYSPITYPSVFGEPLHGEELADIIGKGTLDWDRAMRCIRHAMRNTPSPDWWRRVLVLAPCYQKQPHAPAFGAVFTSEMICEAGLDRVAELLKLTNSVPDVDSWHEWLRFAELFHFLIRCGALDVYDFVDKLMARHADHQLVIKTNHVTWLLTQIQHENVLHASSTNPKKAETAASKMLSLHKEGTSSDHSSPESILLEYISSCQTLQLLSQYTALRGVINAEHIHKAEQQKIEWLRQASEGESMIDYLNMDDRSTGMFWALSYVSEPHACDTVISWLKLGGTELLSASHLQSSDRITMMREVVPVPVSLLSGLSLHMRVILASQLEETMFSGKVVASIALVETYARLFLIAPHSLFRTHFSHLTIRYPSMLREPGPSLLLLELLNYRFLSLYRYVGKNKTLMYDTTKIIACLKRKRGDHRTFRLAENLCINLLLSLKEFFAAKKDQEGPTDITETLNRITIMSLAIAIKTRGVTDADHLLHLPPMIEQILATSQHTWSEKTLRHFPSLLRNNLIGRTDKRGIAIQAWKQAEKTVINQCTQLLPPDADPSYVETYISHSFPQHRQYLCAGAWILMHDHPEDINSANLALVLREISPEEVTANIYNLVDVIFHHLQMELQRQQPLQELLKKTCANLAYLIFTHELVPLDILLLALIDRDDDPHALSIVVSLLESPVLQEKIKVYIDNCGGPEHWLFSGTFKRGELQKALGNHSSWKERFPPFFDDIAARLLPVIPLIIYRLIENEAMDAADRVLQLYSTFVQYYPLHFTFVRDILSYFYDYLPRKLILRILNVLNFKKIPFSKCLLLHVNASNAVTSPPLEYFTVLLLGIVNNVIPPLNNLIYGPGGDVRVPDNNIPMSSQAGPSFAFKGRKAFYQIPDPGTYAQLILETAVIEILSLPGPASYIISTLVQIVVYKPPTLIQTSNCLHGISPSNLLSQSGYTSQQLPCMLIQACGLLLAQLPQEFHAQLYTKAAQVIKDSWWFVDGAASTGFDVSYALQDPTQASNDNTCTPVGNVVSLLHSFFSNLPQEWLEGTNLIIEHLRPVKSIAVLRIVFRIMSPLLPRVANSRSLFTKMLLMLLNVLVDVFGKDSQPSSPVEAADIIDIIDFLHHIILYEGQGGPVEATSKPRAETLAMFEKMLEKLRPDVQHLLSHLKTDVNSSIYAATHPELVQNAM, via the exons ATGCTGAATTGGTTGGAAAAGTGGGACCAAGGACAGCAGGAACGTAATGAGTCGAATAGTATGAGGTCCTGGAATCCTGATAGGTCCGCGATTGTATGTCTTCACAGTTGTTTAGATGTTATATGGCTATTAGTTGAAGATGACAAGGGTCGTGTGCCATTTTATGAGCTACTGCGTAATTGCTTACCATCTATAGAACGCTTACCTGATGATATGGAATCCTTCACAATCATTTTGGAGATTCATAAGAGGCGAGATATGCTGGCTATGCACATGCAAATGCTAGACCAACACCTCCACTGTCCTAGCTTTGGGACTACCCGGTGTATCCCCCAGGCCATGACAAATATAGCAACTCATCAAGCGAAAACCACAAGATATTCACCAATCACATATCCAAGTGTGTTTGGGGAGCCATTACATGGGGAG GAACTTGCTGATATTATTGGGAAGGGGACTCTAGACTGGGATAGAGCAATGCGTTGTATTAGGCATGCTATGCGTAATACTCCGTCACCTGATTGGTGGAGACGTGTGCTTGTTCTCGCTCCTTGTTATCAGAAGCAACCTCATGCTCCTGCTTTCGGTGCTGTCTTTACTAGTGAAATGATTTGCGAGGCAGGGTTAGATAGAGTTGCTGAACTTCTGAAGTTGACAAATTCAGTTCCAG ATGTAGATTCATGGCACGAGTGGCTTCGGTTTGCAGAGTTATTCCATTTTCTCATAAGGTGTGGGGCCCTAGATGTTTATGATTTTGTGGACAAGTTAATGGCACGCCATGCAGACCACCAGCTTGTTATTAAAACAAATCATGTCACATGGTTGCTGACCCAAATTCAGCATGAGAATGTCCTGCATGCTTCAAGTACAAACCCTAAAAAG gCAGAGACTGCAGCCTCGAAAATGCTGTCCTTACATAAAGAAGGGACAAGCTCTGATCATAGCAGTCCAGAAAGTATCCTTCTCGAATATATAAGCAGTTGTCAAACTCTTCAATTGTTGTCACAGTATACAGCACTCAGAGGAGTTATAAATGCTGAGCACATTCATAAAGCAGAACAACAAAAAATTGAATGGTTGAGGCAGGCAAGCGAAG GGGAATCTATGATAGATTACCTGAATATGGATGACAGATCAACTGGCATGTTTTGGGCTCTGTCTTATGTGTCGGAGCCACATGCATGCGATACTGTGATCAGTTGGCTGAAATTGGGGGGAACAGAATTGCTATCAGCATCCCATCTACAGTCCAGCGATAGAATCACGATGATGCGAGAGGTTGTCCCTGTGCCAGTGTCACTCTTATCAGGGCTTTCACTACATATGCGTGTAATATTGGCCTCTCAGCTGGAAGAAACTATGTTTAGTGGGAAG GTTGTGGCCAGTATTGCATTGGTTGAAACATATGCGAGATTGTTTCTCATTGCACCCCATTCACTGTTCCGTACACATTTCTCT CATCTGACAATAAGGTATCCATCCATGTTACGTGAACCGGGTCCATCTCTTTTGCTGCTTGAACTTCTAAATTACCGATTTCTTTCACTCTACAG GTATGTAGGAAAAAATAAAACCTTGATGTATGACACAACAAAAATAATTGCTTGCCTGAAACGAAAACGCGGAGACCATCGCACTTTTAGATTGGCAGAAAACTTGTGCATTAATCTTCTTCTGTCACTAAAAGAATTTTTTGCTGCAAAGAAGGATCAGGAG GGTCCTACTGATATCACGGAAACTTTGAACCGCATAACTATCATGTCACTTGCTATCGCCATCAAAACACGTGGAGTTACTGATGCTGACCACCTTCTTCACCTTCCGCCAATGATTGAACAGATATTAGCGACCAGTCAGCATACATGGTCTGAAAAAACTCTCCGTCATTTCCCTTCTTTGCTGCGTAATAACTTGATTGGGCGCACGGATAAGCGGGGCATAGCAATACAAGCCTGGAAGCAG GCTGAAAAGACTGTGATCAATCAGTGCACCCAACTTCTTCCACCAGATGCTGATCCTTCTTATGTAGAGACTTACATTAGTCATAGTTTCCCTCAACACCGGCAATATCTTTGTGCTGGAGCGTGGATACTGATGCATGACCACCCTGAGGATATCAACAGTGCTAATCTT GCACTTGTCTTGAGAGAAATTTCCCCTGAAGAAGTTACAGCCAATATATACAATCTTGTTGACGTTATTTTTCATCACCTTCAAATGGAGCTCCAGCGTCAGCAGCCCCTGCAG GAacttttgaaaaaaacttgtgcAAACCTGGCGTATTTAATTTTCACTCATGAACTGGTGCCTCTAGATATATTGCTTCTAGCATTAATTGACCGCGATGATGATCCCCATGCTTTGAGTATTGTG GTTAGTCTACTTGAGAGTCCTGTGCTTCAAGAGAAAATAAAGGTTTACATTGATAATTGTGGGGGGCCTGAACATTGGCTTTTCTCTGGAACTTTTAAGCGTGGGGAACTGCAGAAGGCTCTTGGAAACCATTCGTCTTGGAAAGAAAG GTTTCCTCCATTCTTCGATGATATTGCTGCACGATTGCTTCCTGTCATCCCCTTAATAATCTATAGACTTATTGAGAATGAGGCCATGGATGCAGCTGATAGAGTTCTTCAGTTGTATTCCACATTTGTTCAATACTATCCTCTACACTTTACGTTTGTTCGTGATATTCTTTCATATTTCTATGATTATCTCCCAAGAAAGCTCATCCTCAGAATTTTGAATGTGCTGAATTTTAAAAAG ATCCCTTTTTCCAAGTGTTTACTTTTGCATGTCAATGCCTCAAATGCTGTGACGTCTCCCCCACTGGAGTACTTCACTGTTCTTCTCTTGGGCATCGTGAATAATGTCATTCCTCctcttaataatttaatatatggaCCTGGGGGAGATGTTCGTGTTCCAGATAACAACATACCAATGTCATCTCAGGCTGGCCCTTCATTTGCATTTAAAGGCCGGAAAGCCTTTTATCAAATTCCAGACCCTGGAACCTATGCGCAGCTAATTCTTGAAACGGCAGTGATAGAGATACTATCACTCCCTGGACCTGCATCCTATATCATCTCAACACTTGTTCAGATTGTTGTTTATAAACCACCAACTCTAATTCAAACCAGTAACTGCCTACATGGAATAAGCCCCTCCAATCTTCTATCCCAGAGTGGTTATACATCCCAGCAGTTACCCTGCATGCTAATTCAAGCTTGTGGTCTTCTATTGGCACAGCTTCCTCAAGAGTTTCATGCACAGCTTTATACTAAAGCAGCGCAAGTAATAAAAGATAGTTGGTGGTTTGTTGATGGCGCAGCCTCTACTGGGTTTGATGTTAGCTATGCTTTGCAAGATCCAACCCAGGCTTCTAATGACAATACCTGCACACCTGTTG GTAATGTGGTGTCCTTGCTCCACTCTTTCTTTAGTAACCTTCCACAGGAATGGCTAGAGGGAACAAATCTTATCATAGAACATCTCAGGCCTGTCAAATCGATTGCGGTGCTAAGAATAGTGTTCCGTATCATGAGCCCTCTGCTTCCTAGAGTGGCCAATTCCCGCAGTCTGTTCACTAAG ATGCTCTTGATGCTCTTAAATGTGCTGGTGGATGTGTTTGGGAAGGACTCACAGCCGTCGTCTCCAGTGGAAGCTGCAGATATAATAGATATCATCGACTTCCT ACATCACATCATCCTATATGAAGGGCAAGGAGGACCTGTTGAAGCGACCAGCAAACCTAGAGCAGAAACCTTGGCTATGTTTGAAAAAATGTTGGAAAAATTACGTCCAGATGTTCAGCATCTTCTTTCTCACTTGAAAACCGACGTGAATTCTTCCATTTATGCTGCTACTCATCCAGAACTGGTCCAGAATGCCatgtaa